TACACATCCAATAATCTCATGAAAAGAGGGGTTGTTGTAAaagtagaaaacacacactattcaaTTGCTAATGGTACGATATTGGGAATAATTTGCTGGTGTTTAAAGCTCCTTTCAAACTCTTTTTTGCTGGATTTACAGTAGCGATCATGTTAAAGGAgcagtgtgtgcctgtgtaatAAAGGCCGACTCCAAGAGGATCAGGTGGTGGTAGTTTTGggtggggggaggtggggggggtggggggggtggggggggggggggattgtaCACATAAcagccacaaacaaacaagttcaAAGCCATAGCTGAACACTTGAAGTGAGGCTGCACGACGTGGTTCAATTTGAAAATGACATGACTGATTTTAAGGCTGTTACAAGTTTTTGGAGGTTAAAGCTGCAGCATGTAGAAGATTAACATTGATGTTGACAGAGTGAATGTTGCCAACTCAGATTTCAGAGGGAAGAAGCCTCAAAAATACACAATTCCCAGCAGCTGCATCCTCATcaataaaatggaaaaggagCCTCTGATAGGAGATttaaaaaagcctgaaaaacaCCAGAGTGAACCTCAGTCTTTCCACTGAGTAAACACATTGATCCAAATCTCTGCACACACCTTTTAATCAGCTCTTTGGGGGATTTACTGGATTTGTAGTTGGAGCAGAATACACACATTGGTAACATTTGGTTACCCAGACATTGAGTCATCCTCTGTGACAGTGACATAAAACACCACCACTGAGGATTCTGGGAGCTGCTTAATTCTTCAAATCTGAAACACTACACGTAGCAGCTTTAAAATCCAAGTGCATGTCAAGCAAGTGGATCAATGAACAGTTTTAAAGGCACTAATTGTGTAGACATCCAATAACAGGCCTGGGTCAGGATTTTTTTGAAATGCTTTAAACGGCATCAGTTAAGATTGTTTGATCAAATGTGCTTTGAGCTTCAGATTAGAAACAGATTGCAGCGATAAAACAGGTGTTTTTAACTGACCCTGAATGGGGTAGTTTGACTGATCCAGATCCAGGTTTGCTGTACAGACAAAATGTTCAGTTTCATAAAACTGTGGTCCTTCACAGACTTGAAAGATCCATAACAAATAACAGAGGGACATTCAATCCAACTTATTAGATATTAGACAATAAAACCATTGTTTTCTACGGAGGCCTCTACTAGTTTTGTGGTTTCTTTTAGAAACTTACAGATGCATCATGGAAACTTCTCAGATTTAAGACTGAGTAGGTAAATACCTCGTGGAGTTAACTCACACTCAGATCAAAGGAAAAGGAGATACAAATGATCAAACTGATGAAGGAAGAATTTGGCATTTtgtgaaaaatgcaaatttgctttcttgtcatCTTTCCTTCTTCTTAGTTCCACGTATAACGCCCAGTaaaacaatattgtttttaaaacttaatctTAGAgctgctggtaggtggatttcgTTATTGCCAAACAGAcctaggctagctgtttcctcctctttccagttattgtgctaaactaagctaggctaaccagctgctagcagtggcttcatatttactgtagacGCGACAGTGGTTTCGATCTTCTTCTCTAATTCTATGCAAAATAagcaaataagcacatttcccaaaatgtcaaactattcctttaacattaCACCGCTGCAATAACTACTGTATGTTCTGTACAGTTTTCTGTTACCACACCTTTGACTCTTTAAATAATGTGTGTAGATGCGACAGCGTTCAACAATAAACGAATCGTTTAGACTCAGTCTAAACGTCAGTCGCTGACATCAACTTCACAATAAGCGTGTAATTAGAAATCAAGCATTGTGTGTTATCTGACTGAAAACATTAGTGTTCCTAAAGGTGGGTTCAAGGCAGAGTTAAGTGTCCTACTCATTTCATCATGACTTGTAAAGACATTCTTCAAGACATTAGATATCATTATGTACTGTACCTTTTTAAGTAAAATTTAACCATTCGTGATAATTAAGTTTTCTTCAGCACCTTAAAccaaatacatttcattttgagcGCTATTACTTTCTTTGGTTTGTGTTCCGTTAGCACACAGATAGCGGACCAGTTGACAAACGGATGACGTCATATGATCTATTtaaacacaacatcaacacacaaaatattaacTTTCTACACCTTTCTCAAAGTGATGGTGGGTACTGACAGTATTGCAGTTTTAGTGACAGATCAGCTGCTGTGTACTGAGCAGCTGAGACCTTTACAGTAGAGTTTAGAAGTTAAGGAAGACCACACAGACCATACATATGAGTAGTAGATTAAGAATATTCACACATCCAAATGTCTTTGCCTGTTGTAGGATACATGGCGCAGGACGACAGCAAGAGAAGAAACCTAGAGTTTGAAGTAAGGCTGTGTTTGAGGAGTATTTCTGTTAGAAATGTCAATCGCTCTTCAGACTGTGAGCAGAGATCCGTCAGGAGAGCAGTCTGTCAGTGTACTGGAGGCTTTTTATCTATTTTGTCCACATGCAAACATTGAGCATAATAGACAAAAAAATACTTGCTGTTACAATCTTATTAGTGACCAGTATTGAGTAGTAATGGAAGGCTCACTACTTCAGTTTCAAGATGAGGCTCAGATAGTTAAATAGAAACTTGGTGGTTTGCATCTCTCTGACATGTCTTAAATAATGTCCAGCCTGACCATGAGGCTGTACAGAGTAGCTGCAGGCATCtgccagctgcagcagagcatgTGTTGTTAGGATGAGACTGGTTAAGATCTTTACCTCGGATACAAAGTATTATAAAGTACCCTGTATTCAACTGATATTTGCTACCAGGTTTAGAGCTACAGCTTTGTGTTTGCACTGTGAGCAATATTTGAAGGCCACAGTGACAACAGAAACCCGCCTGGTcaacacaacccccccccacacacacgcactttgACCAAAACAGAACTATTCTAACTCATTGACCAGCAAGGGGCCAATCAGATTTACACACCTCTGATTCACCATCAATGTCACGGCTGTTAAGGAAAATACGGTCAAACTAGCAAGTGCAAATGATGTGAGAAGTTGATCATTGCCAGTCACAGCTTCTCAACTCTTGGCAACATTTATTTGATAGAATATATTAAGAATAAATGTCACAAAGGTGGCTATGTGGAAAATGGCTCAACATTTAATTTTATCCAGTTTTTTCCTGATTATTTTCAATTACTGCAAATTTGTTAGCACTTGCCAGTTAGCTACGTAGAGGGATGATTAtcatttattacaacttgggtttTGTTGTCATAGTTTTGGCTTTCATTTCtattgatgataataatattgcACCCAACAAAGTAATTACTGAGATTTCATCGACTTTTTTTGCCGCAATCAGCAATTACCTTGTGAGTACAATGTTATCattgatagaaataaaaaaaagcccGAAGCTGTAATGAACGAGTTAGAATTCGCAAGATCCAAGCCATACTGTTTCATACTATTACATTGATGAAACCGGGGCCTTCCACATCACAGTTACCCTAAATGTATTCAAGCAGTGACAGCTTTGAAATCAGGGAAACACTCTACTGTATCTGCAGCCTGGTACACTGGGCTTCCAGGTTTTTCACCCATgcaaacagtttaaaaaactgtttccagcattttgaacatttcacattttctgagCAAATACCTGCTCCAGCTGAGAGGCAAAGAAGTGTCAACCTCACCCCTGTACAAAAACATCACTGTGCTTTCAAGCATTTTCACACTGTGAACAGGTGTAAGGTCTCCACCTCTTTCTCTGGTCTGACAACTTCTGGCCAGACCTTCTGGATTTATGTAAATGAATTATTTCACCATTtaaaagtaacacacacaccatccccaTCAACATGTCCACAAAGTCGATCATCTTTTTGCACCAACATCGCTCGCGGCGTTCAGAAATCCCATCTTGTGTGTTCACTTTTCCAGCCTGTAAATACTGTACCCTTGTGCCTGGGTAGAGCTGCAGCACAAAACGTTCATTGAAAGTAACAGGAAAGCAAATATCttgttatttatattatataataaataataaaaactttgtTCATATATTTTGAATATGTAAAAAACGTTCTACCATAAAAGGGTGACTGGTTAGCAAAACCACTTGATAcggaagcagcagcagagctgattataaaaagaaatgcattgTATATATTGCCTAATTTTGAGTATATTGAGTCTTTGAATACAATCCATCTCAACTCCTGAGTGTTTCAGAGGATGTTAGAAAGCAGGACACCCGGCCGCTCAGCTCCGCAGTGTGATGAAGCTCCTGGTCAcgctgcaaaaaaaacattctgcagCACAAGCAGGTATATGTTTCACCCGAGGAGGAGCACAAGTTAAGCTGGAGCTTAACATTTATAGTTTATTATGGTAAAGAGACACCATGAGCTGCTATCTCTAACCAACCACTCCCTTCTCCAGGGGCAAAAGGTTCTCAGAGCCACTCAACTTTTTCTCCAGCTTACTTCAGTCCGttaccccccaaaaaatgtcTTTCCATCTGCAGATAAATGCTGAGAATGAAGCCTCAGATGGTAACGTGAAAGGAGTCCCAGCTGTCATCTTTGCCACTGCTGCTCCCATTCTTGGCTGCTGCCATTGTTGCTGTCCCGTCTCCAACCTCCCCGTCCGGCTGCTCCCCGGTGGGAGTGGCGCCAGGCTCCGGGTAATACTCGTCATCCTCGTCGAAGTAGCCGTTCTCCATCATGCTGAGGCTGGACGCGGCGCTCAGGTCCTGGCAGCTGCCCTTGTACTCCTGGATTGACTCGTGGAGAGACCACAGCTGGCACAGCAGGGACATGTCCTGCTGACGCAAACCCACCTGGAGGGGGCAGAAGCAAGATCCTGATTAATATAtgatacaaaatacatttctgatggagtcattcagcattttaaagctgtttctttgttgttctttGCTGCTACTTTTAAACTTGTacattaactgattaattgtttggtctataaattGTCGGAAAAgcaaaaatgtccatcacaatttcTCAAAGTGACTTCCTTATATTGTGTCTTTTGTCCTTTCCACAGTTTAAACCCCACAGACATTTTATTCAGTAtcacaaaagacaaagaaaagtaggAAACCCTCACAATTACGGGACTGGAATTTTTGGCTTGACAAATACCATAATGACAGATGAACTATCAAAATAATGGTTAATTAATTTGATGCAGATAAAAAACTGATTCATCAAACAAGCCAAAATAATTCCATCATGTTTAAGTTGCTCAAATTTGAAAATTCACatcatttctcctttttaaaaaaaaaaaaaaaaaaaaaaaacaactttgtaaactgaatatctctgGGTTGAttgaacaaacaaattaataaaataatctttagttaTTGCCCTATCTGATATCATGACATGCATAACATCACAAAGATGAAACGTGATTGTAAGCAGGGTTGAAAAGGGCATTTCTGCTGCATACCACTCTGCTGACAATGCAGTATGAAATGAGGGGTCACTGCACTGTCTTCCAAAGAAATTACGGTGGACAGATATGCAAGTCAGAGTCAGTTCAAACAGCTGAGCACTGTGCTGTATAATCTGGGGAGCGGCTTATAGTTGCTAAAATATAGAACACTGACAATTTATTAAACAGCGTGAACTACAAACTCTGGGTAATACATTAACAGCAACAAAGCAATAAGCCTTGAGTTGAGGACTTGGTGTAGGGAGAGTAAAGCACATGAAGCAGAAACAGGATTTAGCAAAGCCTGTCACAAAAGGCAACAGGGTTGAGTTTCAGCAACAGTTTCACCGATCTTAATTCTAAATTACTGGATATGAGGAAAATGGCTATTGTTGTGGTTTGACTAAGAGCCACCATGATAATGAAGTCTGGTCTGCTGACAAGGGTGTGTAAAAGAGCATGTTATAAGTGTCTCACTCTGTTTGCACCTCACTAAATGTAATATCATGTATTAGTTCACTACAGGATTTTATGCTGGCTCCTGTGTCATGGAAAAAGAAACTTGGGCTCAAGCTAAAAGGTATTAAATTGAGCTTACGAATGAAAATCTGCACAAGCCTAATGGCTTAATTTGCCTCATCTAATGCAAAGCTGTCCCTGATCCTGCTTTCTCTTGTAAAGGGTATTCTTCATGCCAGACTCCATTTTTAAACATCGCGTTTTATCTTCCCATGCTTACAAACGACTGTGTAGAACATAACGCAATTCAGTATGATAACCTTTTCTTAActttagaaaataaacaattctTTAAACAGAACCAACAACAATGTATTAAAAATGCTCATCATTTTGGGTTTGTTTGATTGTAATATCCTCCTCCATTAAAAACTCTAAGTCGgctgttgcaaaaaaaaaaacgaaatccATATTTGAAAGTcgatattttatttacataatgtgGTGCATGGTAAATGGTTTATATGCCGAATTTACCAGAGGGTTCTAACAATGTGTAAAAAGCCTTAAGTTGTGCATTAAGAGGCGGTGAAGTTAGACCAAAAGCCAGACAACTTCAAACTACCAGAATTTCTCCAGGGAATCTGGCTGAATACGAATGTACAGAGCGCGTCGGGATTAAACGGCTCTCGACGAAACTAGGGGTGAAAAACAGAGCACTTTACCGTCGACCAGTAAAATGAAAACTCCCTGAAATATTACCATCTCTTTCCGCAGAAGAGCCAGGGCAGCGTCGAGGTTGGCCGGCTTGTTCGCCAGCAAGTTGTCCGCGTTGTTCCTGCCTCGGCTCAAGTCGTCCTGGATCATGGTTTTCTTCACATACAtcctctccatttctctccagGAGCCGCCGCTTGAGTTCAGCAAGCCGCTCAGGCTCTTCGGCAGCGGGGGCAGACCCTCGATACAGGCCATTCCCCCCACATTACCGTTTGTTGACTTACCATTCATCGTCTTGTGTGTTAGTGAACGAAGTAAGGTAAGTTTTCACACTGaatttaattgtttagtctgtaAATACTACAAACAGCGGGGACGTCCGACCGTCTCTCGTATTAAACATCCAAGCAACAGCCGTGGTTTTCTCTGCTCTGGGCAGCCAGCGACGCCACGTCAAGCTGGGCGTAATGATGTCATTAGATTCCCGGTACGATAACACAATAAAAGCTGGTGaaagtggtgtgtgttttgtaccaCGTGAAATAATGGTTTATTTGACATGTAATTTGTGGGTTCTGCAAAAATGAACACAACGACCATATCATAATATGAAGCTGAAATTTTGATGTTGATTCAGGGGTTGGTAGGGTAGACATAAAGCCAGTTGGTCTGCCAGTGTGCTATTTGACCCCCCAGCATTGGTTTGTTCCTAACAATGACTGTCTCCACCGATGATATGATTTGGCTAATTCAATTGATTGTAGGCTATGTTGGGATGCTTCTTTTGTATATAACTTggaaaattcaataaaaaaaaaaaagaaatcaagatATTCACACCTTTCATCGTAAAATATATTCCAaaccattaaaacacattttatgaacAACTAATAATTTTTTGCTTATCAATTAATCTCTCTGTTACTTtctcaaatgattaattatttgtgtagtctatgaaatgtcaataTGTGGTGAGAAACACCCATCCAAACTTCTCACAGCCCAAAATTGACATCTTGAAATTGCTTGACTTGATTGTCAGTCCAAATCTAAAACATATTGCATAATgccaaagaaagaaagcaaattatCAAATTTGAGAAGTTAAACCAGAAAATGTctgacatttttacttgaaaattGGCTGAAACAATAAATCTATCATCTAAATTGTTTGGCCTTTCAAGACCAGATCAAACCTAACTGATCTGTAACGTCATTGCTGTGTACTGTACAGCTTGGAAAGGAGGTTTTCTTgggcctttattttgaaacttaaCTTCTGCTCTGTTATGATTGATTGTTGTACGTTTGACGCTTCTGGATTGTGGCTGAGCAGTAAAAT
The window above is part of the Seriola aureovittata isolate HTS-2021-v1 ecotype China chromosome 19, ASM2101889v1, whole genome shotgun sequence genome. Proteins encoded here:
- the fam89a gene encoding sprT-like domain-containing protein Spartan, whose protein sequence is MNGKSTNGNVGGMACIEGLPPLPKSLSGLLNSSGGSWREMERMYVKKTMIQDDLSRGRNNADNLLANKPANLDAALALLRKEMVGLRQQDMSLLCQLWSLHESIQEYKGSCQDLSAASSLSMMENGYFDEDDEYYPEPGATPTGEQPDGEVGDGTATMAAAKNGSSSGKDDSWDSFHVTI